One window of the Gammaproteobacteria bacterium genome contains the following:
- the nikR gene encoding nickel-responsive transcriptional regulator NikR has product MSELVRFGVSIDAELLTHFDQLIQDKGYANRSEAIRDLIRDRLVKEEWDSDQDTVGTITIVYDHHTRELMSQLTHLQHSFEGEIKSVLHVHLDHHNCLEVMVVSGKGHLLQAFADKLVATRGVKHGSLAMATTGQAIPSTVPSHGHSHG; this is encoded by the coding sequence ATGAGCGAGCTTGTACGATTCGGCGTTTCAATTGATGCGGAATTACTCACCCACTTCGATCAGCTGATTCAGGACAAAGGGTATGCCAACCGGTCCGAGGCCATACGCGATCTGATCCGTGATCGTCTGGTGAAAGAGGAATGGGACAGCGACCAGGACACCGTTGGCACGATCACCATCGTCTACGATCATCATACCCGCGAACTCATGAGTCAGCTCACCCACCTTCAGCATTCGTTCGAAGGGGAAATCAAATCCGTTCTGCACGTTCACCTGGATCACCACAATTGTCTGGAAGTGATGGTGGTCAGTGGCAAAGGCCACTTGTTACAAGCCTTTGCTGACAAGCTGGTGGCCACCCGGGGCGTCAAGCACGGTTCGCTTGCCATGGCGACCACCGGGCAGGCCATCCCTTCCACCGTTCCCTCTCATGGCCACAGCCACGGCTGA
- a CDS encoding molybdenum cofactor biosynthesis protein MoaE — MKVVLQDGLFDPYQATRDYEDQHLPKGKHGAVVTFVGTMRDFNDGHDVSSMFLEHYPGMTEKHIENVCREALEKWDVIDALVVHRHGEIAVTEPIVLVAVWSAHRAHAFDACRYIINYLKERAPFWKCESTAEGKRWVERNTEDPGVNAGGMKRSA, encoded by the coding sequence GTGAAGGTTGTGCTGCAAGACGGTCTGTTTGATCCTTACCAGGCCACGCGCGACTACGAGGATCAACACCTGCCCAAGGGCAAGCACGGGGCGGTAGTGACGTTCGTGGGCACCATGCGCGATTTCAACGATGGCCATGATGTGTCGTCCATGTTCCTCGAACACTATCCGGGCATGACCGAGAAGCACATCGAGAATGTGTGCAGGGAAGCCCTGGAAAAATGGGACGTGATCGACGCCTTGGTGGTGCATCGTCATGGGGAAATTGCGGTTACCGAGCCCATCGTGCTGGTGGCGGTATGGTCGGCCCATCGGGCCCACGCGTTTGATGCTTGTCGTTATATCATCAACTATCTCAAAGAACGGGCGCCGTTCTGGAAGTGTGAATCTACCGCTGAAGGCAAGCGGTGGGTGGAACGCAACACCGAAGACCCCGGTGTGAATGCCGGGGGCATGAAACGTTCCGCATGA
- the moaD gene encoding molybdopterin converting factor subunit 1 — MSVKIRYFANMRDRMGRAEEAVSLDSETITVAELWGRMSPGQALPENVLIAVNMEYTDGAHVVKDGDEVAFFPPVTGGAQ; from the coding sequence ATGAGCGTGAAAATCCGATATTTCGCCAATATGCGCGATCGCATGGGACGGGCGGAAGAAGCTGTGTCCCTGGACAGCGAGACCATTACGGTAGCGGAGTTGTGGGGGCGCATGTCTCCCGGCCAGGCCCTGCCGGAGAATGTTCTGATCGCCGTCAACATGGAATATACCGATGGCGCCCACGTGGTAAAAGACGGTGACGAAGTCGCCTTCTTTCCGCCGGTGACCGGGGGTGCGCAGTGA
- the moaC gene encoding cyclic pyranopterin monophosphate synthase MoaC — MDNTLTHFNAAGEAHMVDVGKKDQTQREAIAEGRIFMAPSTLELIRQGGHKKGDVLGIARVAGIMGAKKTPELIPLSHPISITAVDLELTPEPEQNAVRCQATVRCVGQTGVEMEALTAVQIALLTIYDMCKAVDRGMVMQDVGLLAKSGGKSGTWRRSA; from the coding sequence ATGGACAATACACTGACCCATTTTAACGCCGCCGGCGAAGCGCACATGGTGGACGTGGGCAAGAAAGATCAAACCCAACGGGAGGCCATCGCCGAAGGGCGGATTTTTATGGCGCCCAGCACCTTGGAGCTGATCCGCCAGGGCGGGCACAAGAAGGGTGATGTGCTGGGCATCGCGCGGGTGGCCGGCATTATGGGGGCGAAAAAAACCCCGGAGCTGATTCCCTTGTCTCATCCAATCAGCATCACCGCGGTAGATCTGGAATTGACGCCGGAACCCGAGCAAAACGCGGTGCGTTGCCAGGCCACGGTGCGCTGCGTGGGCCAGACCGGAGTGGAAATGGAAGCGCTGACTGCTGTGCAGATTGCCCTGCTGACCATCTACGATATGTGCAAGGCGGTGGACCGTGGCATGGTGATGCAGGACGTGGGCCTGTTGGCCAAGTCCGGTGGCAAGTCTGGCACTTGGCGCCGCAGCGCTTGA
- the moaA gene encoding GTP 3',8-cyclase MoaA, whose translation MLYNESLYDDESACRTKPDTLPKTVNSSSVTNVHPAPLPPLQDQFGRTFDYVRIAVTEKCNLRCTYCMPEEGVDFKGGEHILSAGEITRTIGALARMGVKKVRFTGGEPLVRKDIVKLVDGAASTPGIKTVHLTTNGIIFSRYAKDLLSAGLTGVNISLDSLDADKFQRITRRTGVQKVLDSIQLALDLGFPRVKVNVVMMRGFNEDEFPAFCELTKDKAVTVRFIEFMPFDAHQIWESGEHFASAEHMIRSLENLYPGIEDSSGTRTEHHIFQVPGYAGKIAIIPAFTRSLCGNCSRIRLTADGKIRNCLYSDEEYDVKPVIRAQGGDEEIAAVFRQAFADKAKDGFEAKKRSAVKRVSVADIGRVSMTQIGG comes from the coding sequence ATGCTGTACAACGAATCGCTTTATGACGACGAAAGCGCGTGTCGCACCAAGCCTGACACTCTCCCCAAAACCGTTAATTCTTCATCTGTTACCAACGTTCACCCGGCACCCCTCCCCCCCTTGCAAGACCAGTTCGGACGCACTTTCGATTACGTGCGCATTGCGGTCACCGAGAAATGCAACCTGCGCTGCACCTATTGCATGCCCGAGGAAGGGGTGGATTTCAAAGGTGGGGAGCATATTTTGTCCGCGGGCGAAATCACGCGCACCATCGGCGCCCTGGCGCGCATGGGCGTTAAGAAAGTCCGCTTTACCGGCGGCGAGCCGCTGGTGCGCAAGGATATTGTGAAACTGGTTGATGGGGCGGCGTCCACGCCCGGGATAAAAACGGTTCATCTGACGACCAACGGCATCATATTCAGTCGCTACGCCAAAGACCTGCTGTCCGCCGGACTGACCGGTGTGAACATCAGCCTGGACAGCCTGGACGCCGATAAGTTCCAGCGCATCACCCGGCGCACCGGTGTGCAAAAGGTGCTGGACAGCATTCAACTTGCGCTGGATCTCGGTTTCCCGAGGGTCAAGGTTAATGTCGTCATGATGCGGGGGTTCAATGAGGATGAATTTCCTGCCTTTTGCGAACTCACCAAAGACAAGGCCGTAACCGTGCGCTTCATCGAGTTCATGCCTTTCGATGCCCACCAGATTTGGGAAAGCGGTGAACACTTTGCCAGCGCCGAGCACATGATCCGCAGCCTGGAAAACCTGTATCCCGGCATCGAGGACAGCTCCGGCACCCGCACCGAGCACCATATTTTCCAGGTGCCGGGTTACGCCGGGAAGATCGCCATCATTCCCGCCTTCACCCGCAGCTTGTGTGGCAACTGCTCGCGTATACGTCTGACCGCCGATGGTAAAATCCGCAACTGTCTCTATTCCGACGAGGAATACGACGTGAAGCCGGTCATTCGCGCCCAGGGCGGAGATGAGGAGATCGCGGCTGTGTTTCGCCAGGCTTTTGCCGATAAAGCCAAAGACGGCTTTGAAGCCAAGAAACGATCCGCTGTGAAGCGGGTGAGTGTGGCCGATATCGGCCGCGTCAGCATGACCCAGATCGGCGGCTAG